Proteins from a single region of Undibacterium sp. KW1:
- the phnC gene encoding phosphonate ABC transporter ATP-binding protein, which yields MKIEINGISKTFKGGYQALDNIALTFKSGEMVALIGASGSGKSTLLRHISGLITANADKNDIRLGEQVLQANGVVGKQIRHLRSQIGFVFQQFNLVGRLPVLTNVLTGGIARIPLWRSCFRIFTKEEKTLGLAALARVGIAEHAYKRASALSGGQQQRAAIARTIVQQAKVILADEPIASLDPESARRVMQTLADLNRQDGTTVVVSLHQVDVAFRFCPRTVALSRGRVVYDGPSSELTVAMLRDLYGAEAEELLNPVSVNTASAAPDTDALSLPTLAAAA from the coding sequence ATGAAGATAGAAATCAACGGGATTTCCAAAACCTTTAAAGGCGGCTATCAGGCGCTGGATAATATTGCACTGACTTTTAAGTCTGGTGAAATGGTCGCGCTCATCGGTGCATCCGGTTCTGGCAAGTCGACTTTACTGCGTCATATCTCTGGCCTGATCACCGCCAATGCTGATAAGAATGATATACGCCTCGGTGAGCAAGTCTTGCAGGCGAATGGCGTGGTCGGCAAGCAGATACGTCATTTGCGTTCGCAAATCGGTTTTGTTTTCCAGCAATTCAATCTGGTCGGGCGTTTGCCTGTGCTGACCAATGTTCTCACCGGTGGCATCGCCCGCATCCCACTGTGGCGCAGTTGTTTCCGTATTTTTACTAAAGAAGAGAAAACCCTGGGGCTGGCCGCGCTGGCACGTGTGGGTATTGCCGAGCATGCCTATAAACGTGCATCTGCCTTGTCCGGCGGTCAGCAACAGCGTGCAGCGATTGCCCGCACCATAGTTCAACAAGCCAAGGTCATCCTGGCAGATGAGCCGATAGCCTCGCTGGACCCTGAATCTGCACGTCGTGTCATGCAGACCCTGGCTGATTTAAATCGCCAGGATGGTACGACCGTAGTGGTATCCCTGCACCAGGTTGATGTGGCTTTTCGTTTTTGCCCGCGCACTGTTGCGCTGTCGCGTGGCCGTGTCGTGTATGACGGCCCTTCCAGCGAACTGACAGTAGCCATGTTGCGGGACCTGTATGGTGCAGAGGCAGAAGAATTGCTCAATCCCGTATCAGTTAACACGGCAAGTGCTGCACCCGATACCGACGCACTCTCTTTACCCACTCTCGCGGCTGCCGCCTGA
- a CDS encoding DUF4272 domain-containing protein: MSPEQRKEASELELHKRGIRINVQLHVIESDEEVELRTPEELMQRMLALWAVTAVATGGDVAHYRSYLDAHGLKACLSAQENAFLFADDTTEELRTQFLQRQEALYFLAWAAGLTDKLAVPTQAANLKQILKLFPHAMEAPERLQAALKPRRKGQVLDWSDLLYRLHWAVRHAHITGRDAPGNLNADAVREWHQAANWLCQYEEENDWDKVSTET; encoded by the coding sequence ATGAGCCCAGAGCAACGCAAAGAAGCTTCCGAACTGGAATTGCATAAACGTGGTATCCGCATCAATGTGCAATTGCATGTGATTGAGTCTGATGAAGAAGTGGAGCTGCGCACGCCTGAAGAATTGATGCAGCGCATGCTGGCCTTGTGGGCGGTGACTGCAGTAGCTACCGGTGGTGATGTTGCACACTATCGCTCGTATCTGGACGCGCATGGTCTGAAGGCCTGTTTGTCAGCGCAGGAAAACGCATTCCTGTTTGCGGATGACACCACTGAAGAATTACGTACTCAATTTCTGCAAAGGCAGGAAGCCCTGTATTTCCTGGCCTGGGCCGCAGGTTTGACAGACAAACTGGCGGTTCCTACGCAAGCTGCAAACCTGAAACAAATTCTGAAATTATTTCCGCATGCAATGGAAGCACCTGAACGTTTGCAGGCAGCCCTGAAGCCGCGCCGCAAGGGGCAGGTGCTGGACTGGTCTGATTTGTTATATCGCCTGCATTGGGCGGTTCGCCATGCACACATCACTGGCCGCGATGCACCAGGTAATCTGAATGCAGATGCGGTGCGCGAATGGCATCAGGCGGCCAACTGGCTATGTCAGTATGAAGAAGAAAATGACTGGGACAAGGTCAGTACCGAAACCTGA
- a CDS encoding DoxX family protein yields MKQAETIGPVFGSFIARVLIALIFVASGASKISGFEQTVGYIASKGLPLPALGAIAAIVVELGGGLMVIVGWRARWAATAMILFTLAAAFIFHNFWGVPADAAQNQMIHFMKNISMAGGLLYILIHGSGGWNLDGRKA; encoded by the coding sequence ATGAAACAAGCAGAAACCATAGGACCCGTCTTCGGCTCCTTCATCGCCCGCGTCTTGATCGCCCTGATCTTCGTGGCATCCGGTGCCAGCAAGATATCCGGCTTTGAGCAAACTGTAGGCTACATCGCCAGCAAGGGCTTGCCTTTGCCAGCACTGGGTGCGATCGCTGCCATCGTGGTGGAACTGGGCGGCGGCCTCATGGTCATCGTCGGCTGGCGTGCACGCTGGGCTGCAACTGCGATGATCTTGTTCACATTGGCAGCGGCTTTCATCTTCCATAATTTCTGGGGAGTACCAGCAGATGCCGCGCAAAACCAGATGATACACTTCATGAAGAATATCTCCATGGCAGGTGGCCTGCTGTATATCCTGATACATGGCAGCGGTGGCTGGAATCTGGATGGGCGTAAAGCCTGA
- a CDS encoding GNAT family N-acetyltransferase: MPETKAFPALQTASYQLRRIVATDMPAIFRGLSDPRVTEYYGISYDTLASSQEQMDWYEQVWLDGSGLWWGICSKEDPEQLIGTCGLHEWEQEHHCAETGFWLSPDHWGKAVIPECMNVIITHCFEHLGLHRLQAMVEPENIASWRLIEKLGFRLEGVLRECEYKHGRYVDLKCYSLLDREFVSKQDSR; encoded by the coding sequence ATGCCTGAAACCAAAGCCTTCCCCGCCCTGCAGACCGCCAGCTACCAACTACGCCGCATCGTCGCCACCGACATGCCAGCCATTTTTCGTGGTTTATCCGACCCGCGTGTCACTGAATATTATGGCATCAGCTATGACACCCTGGCATCAAGCCAGGAACAAATGGACTGGTATGAACAGGTCTGGCTGGACGGCTCAGGCCTGTGGTGGGGTATATGCAGCAAAGAGGACCCTGAACAATTGATAGGCACTTGCGGCCTGCATGAGTGGGAACAAGAACACCATTGCGCAGAAACCGGCTTCTGGCTTTCGCCCGACCACTGGGGCAAGGCCGTGATACCTGAATGTATGAACGTTATCATCACTCACTGCTTTGAACACCTCGGCCTGCACCGCTTGCAAGCCATGGTTGAGCCAGAGAATATTGCCAGCTGGCGCTTGATAGAAAAACTGGGTTTCCGGCTCGAAGGTGTCTTGCGTGAATGTGAATACAAGCATGGGCGTTATGTTGATCTTAAATGCTATTCCTTGCTGGACAGGGAGTTCGTTTCGAAACAGGATAGCCGCTGA
- the phnD gene encoding phosphonate ABC transporter substrate-binding protein, translating to MFRQFVRSLTLGLVMAATASAVMAEDTVKTLNFGIISTESSQNLKQDWQPVLDDMGKKLGIKINAFFAPDYAGVIEGMRFNKVQFAWVGNKSAIEAVDRANSEVFAQTVNADGTLGYYSMISVHKDSPYQTVEDVLKNAKNLNFGIGDPNSTSGFLVPSYYVFAQNNVNPKTAFKTVRGANHETNILAVANKQVDAAVHSSDVLDRIKARQPETASQLRQIWKSPLIAADPLVWRKDLPADMKAKIKDFFINYGKTGPDAAREKAQLAKLTLGGFQDSSNAQLKPIRQLELFKEKVKIEADVALNAEEKKAKLDDINRKLNDIAKS from the coding sequence ATGTTTCGTCAATTCGTGCGCAGTCTGACCCTGGGCCTGGTGATGGCCGCAACTGCTAGTGCCGTTATGGCAGAAGATACAGTCAAGACTTTAAACTTTGGCATCATTTCTACCGAGTCATCACAAAACCTGAAGCAAGACTGGCAGCCAGTGCTGGATGATATGGGCAAAAAGCTGGGCATCAAGATCAATGCCTTTTTTGCTCCTGACTATGCGGGTGTGATCGAAGGCATGCGTTTCAATAAGGTGCAATTTGCCTGGGTGGGCAATAAATCGGCTATTGAAGCCGTTGATCGTGCCAATTCTGAAGTGTTTGCACAAACCGTGAATGCCGATGGCACTCTCGGTTACTACAGCATGATCAGTGTACACAAGGACAGCCCTTACCAGACAGTGGAAGATGTCTTGAAAAACGCCAAGAACCTCAATTTTGGTATCGGTGATCCAAACTCTACTTCCGGCTTCCTGGTACCCAGCTATTATGTTTTTGCGCAAAACAATGTAAATCCCAAGACAGCTTTCAAGACTGTTCGTGGCGCCAATCATGAAACCAATATTCTGGCCGTGGCCAACAAGCAGGTAGATGCAGCTGTCCATAGCTCCGACGTGCTTGACCGCATCAAGGCACGCCAGCCAGAAACAGCCAGTCAATTGCGCCAGATCTGGAAATCTCCTTTGATCGCTGCTGATCCCCTGGTATGGCGCAAGGATTTGCCTGCCGACATGAAAGCCAAAATCAAGGACTTCTTTATCAACTACGGCAAGACTGGCCCTGATGCAGCGCGTGAAAAAGCACAACTGGCCAAGCTGACTTTGGGTGGTTTCCAGGATTCCAGCAATGCGCAATTGAAGCCTATCCGTCAACTTGAATTGTTCAAGGAAAAAGTCAAGATAGAAGCAGACGTCGCCCTGAACGCAGAGGAAAAGAAAGCCAAGCTGGACGACATCAACCGCAAACTGAACGACATCGCCAAGTCTTGA
- a CDS encoding FMN-dependent NADH-azoreductase: MNILQINSSARAQASHSTQLANSLVEALLETSSGATVNVRDLGSNPHPILDETALQALFTPADQRTTEQQARVALDDALIAEIQAADVVVLGAPMYNFGISAQLKNWIDAISRAQVTFRYTANGPEGLLTGKKVYVVLTRGGLYRNTPNDTQMPYLKTFFGFLGMTDVEFVYAEGLAMGPDAEKASLASAHQQINDLLPA, translated from the coding sequence ATGAACATCCTGCAAATCAACTCCAGCGCCCGTGCCCAAGCTTCTCATTCCACGCAACTGGCAAACAGCCTGGTTGAGGCTTTACTGGAAACATCTTCTGGTGCCACTGTGAATGTACGTGACCTGGGTAGTAATCCTCACCCCATACTTGATGAAACAGCACTGCAAGCCCTGTTCACACCAGCAGACCAGCGCACGACAGAACAGCAAGCCCGCGTTGCCCTCGATGATGCGCTGATAGCAGAAATCCAGGCCGCAGACGTGGTCGTACTCGGCGCACCCATGTACAACTTTGGTATCTCTGCTCAATTGAAAAACTGGATAGATGCGATTTCCCGCGCCCAGGTGACTTTCCGTTATACCGCCAATGGCCCTGAAGGCCTGTTGACTGGTAAGAAAGTGTATGTGGTACTGACACGTGGTGGCCTGTATCGCAATACGCCAAACGACACGCAAATGCCTTACCTGAAAACCTTCTTTGGCTTCCTGGGTATGACCGATGTAGAGTTTGTCTATGCAGAAGGTCTGGCCATGGGCCCGGATGCAGAAAAAGCATCTCTGGCTTCAGCACACCAGCAAATTAATGATTTACTGCCTGCTTAA
- a CDS encoding HD domain-containing protein produces the protein MQTQNRQIVQGINLPQVIDWLQNRAGGLYGGEAITQLEHALQCASLAMQEGASDALVIAALLHDLAHMADDETDETFPHGELAALLLAELFDRDVTEPIRMHVDAKRYLCAADPLYWSGLSHASQRSLIWQGGPFSVTQATEFIDQDYAEDAVRLRQWDDMAKVVGAKTVDLQVFISMMEKLNLQFTRQAETV, from the coding sequence ATGCAAACACAAAATCGCCAAATCGTTCAGGGGATCAATCTCCCGCAAGTCATAGACTGGCTGCAAAACCGCGCTGGCGGTCTGTATGGCGGCGAAGCCATCACCCAACTGGAGCATGCCCTGCAATGCGCCAGCCTGGCCATGCAAGAAGGCGCAAGCGATGCCCTGGTTATTGCTGCGCTCTTGCATGATCTGGCACACATGGCGGATGATGAAACCGATGAGACTTTCCCGCATGGCGAGCTGGCAGCCTTGTTGCTGGCTGAGTTGTTTGACCGGGATGTGACTGAACCCATACGCATGCATGTCGATGCCAAGCGTTATCTGTGTGCCGCAGATCCCCTGTACTGGTCAGGTTTGTCACATGCATCACAACGCAGCCTGATCTGGCAGGGTGGCCCGTTCTCCGTGACGCAAGCGACTGAATTCATAGATCAGGACTATGCCGAAGACGCAGTCAGATTGCGTCAGTGGGATGACATGGCAAAAGTGGTCGGTGCCAAGACTGTGGATTTGCAAGTCTTCATCAGCATGATGGAAAAACTGAATTTGCAATTCACGAGACAGGCTGAAACTGTGTGA
- a CDS encoding branched-chain amino acid ABC transporter permease → MKQILSDDFPRNRWLGLILVVIFFGLAFAPFITSGARPLNTAATICVYIVLVASYDLLLGYTGIVSFAHTMFFGIGAYGIGLALASGTPSWGLAAVGLLAALLVTLVLALIVGLFALRVRAIFYAMITLAVASSFAVLASQLSDFTGGEDGKTFSVPALLSPAYRLFENEIFGRVVDGKVITYYIVFIGCALLFLFLLRIVNSPFGRVLQAIRENDFRAEALGYRTVYYRILANCIAALVAAMAGALMALWLRYVGPKTMLSFEVMTDILLIVVIGGMGTMYGAVVGATLFILAQNYLKSLMGVASSSLVDVPLLANALHPDRWMLWLGVLFVVSIYFFPAGIVGKLRGSGLKN, encoded by the coding sequence ATGAAACAAATCCTGTCGGATGATTTTCCGCGTAACCGCTGGCTGGGGCTGATCCTGGTGGTGATTTTTTTCGGACTGGCTTTTGCGCCCTTTATCACCAGCGGCGCACGGCCTTTGAATACTGCCGCCACCATCTGTGTCTACATCGTGTTGGTTGCTTCGTATGATTTGTTGCTGGGCTATACCGGCATAGTCTCATTTGCCCACACTATGTTTTTTGGTATAGGCGCATACGGTATAGGTCTGGCGCTGGCCAGTGGCACGCCATCATGGGGACTGGCTGCTGTCGGCTTGCTGGCAGCATTGCTGGTGACACTGGTGCTGGCCTTGATCGTTGGTCTGTTTGCCTTGCGTGTGCGGGCGATTTTCTACGCCATGATCACGCTGGCGGTGGCCTCATCCTTTGCTGTGCTGGCATCGCAATTGTCGGATTTTACCGGCGGCGAAGACGGCAAGACTTTCAGCGTGCCTGCTTTGCTGTCGCCTGCTTATCGCCTGTTCGAGAACGAGATATTTGGCCGTGTGGTGGATGGCAAGGTGATTACCTACTACATCGTATTCATAGGCTGCGCCCTGTTATTTCTGTTCTTGCTGCGCATCGTCAATTCCCCTTTTGGCCGGGTCTTGCAGGCCATACGCGAAAATGATTTCCGTGCCGAGGCACTGGGTTACCGTACCGTGTATTACCGCATCCTGGCGAATTGCATTGCCGCTCTGGTTGCGGCAATGGCGGGTGCCTTGATGGCCTTGTGGCTGCGCTATGTCGGGCCCAAGACCATGTTGAGTTTTGAAGTCATGACAGACATTTTATTGATCGTCGTGATAGGTGGCATGGGGACCATGTATGGGGCAGTGGTTGGTGCGACCTTGTTCATACTGGCGCAGAATTATTTGAAAAGTTTGATGGGCGTGGCATCGTCGTCTTTGGTTGATGTGCCGCTGCTGGCGAATGCCTTGCATCCGGATCGATGGATGTTGTGGTTGGGGGTATTGTTTGTGGTGTCGATTTATTTTTTCCCGGCGGGGATAGTGGGGAAATTGAGGGGTAGTGGGCTTAAAAATTGA
- a CDS encoding LysR family transcriptional regulator encodes MTLEANDLLLFARVVEEGSFSKAAEKLGVPKSTLSRRISALEAQLGERLILRTTRKLTVTDLGKNVLLHAQHVQEEVDATLALTQHRQAEPNGRLKVSMPGDFANHQMGELLSDFISKYPSVNLELDLSPRRVDLIGENFDVAIRVGDLPDDASLAARGLVRFSIGLYASPAYLKLHGAPAEPEALMEHDCLRLTARNGEPSIWRMEKDGAVWEGIPPGRASANSPELLTRLAVRGKGITMLADHFAGQHVHKGELVPLLEDWKLPEVTVWAVFPGRRLMPARTRVFLDALQAEFSGPRCQKMLEEVNDCKTGRISIKSY; translated from the coding sequence ATGACCCTGGAGGCCAATGACCTTTTGCTATTTGCCCGCGTAGTTGAAGAAGGCAGCTTCAGCAAGGCGGCAGAGAAGCTGGGCGTACCCAAATCGACCTTGTCACGCCGTATATCTGCACTTGAAGCCCAGCTAGGCGAGCGCCTGATCTTGCGCACTACGCGCAAGCTGACGGTGACTGACCTGGGGAAAAATGTTTTACTGCATGCACAACATGTGCAGGAAGAAGTAGATGCCACGCTGGCCCTGACCCAGCACAGGCAGGCAGAGCCGAATGGCAGACTGAAAGTATCGATGCCTGGAGATTTTGCGAATCATCAGATGGGTGAATTGTTATCTGATTTCATCAGCAAATACCCTTCCGTCAACCTGGAGCTGGATTTGTCACCACGCCGGGTGGATTTGATAGGAGAGAATTTTGATGTGGCCATCCGTGTTGGTGACCTACCCGATGACGCTTCACTTGCGGCACGGGGACTGGTGCGCTTCAGCATAGGCCTGTATGCCTCACCTGCTTACTTGAAATTGCATGGTGCACCAGCAGAACCGGAGGCCCTAATGGAACATGATTGCCTGCGCCTGACGGCGCGCAATGGCGAACCTTCGATCTGGCGCATGGAAAAAGATGGCGCAGTCTGGGAAGGCATACCCCCTGGCCGAGCCAGTGCCAACTCGCCAGAACTGCTGACGCGCCTTGCTGTGCGTGGCAAAGGCATCACCATGCTGGCGGATCACTTTGCCGGTCAGCATGTGCATAAGGGTGAACTGGTACCCTTGCTGGAAGACTGGAAACTGCCTGAAGTCACTGTCTGGGCGGTATTTCCTGGCCGCCGCCTGATGCCTGCACGCACCCGGGTTTTTCTCGACGCCCTGCAGGCTGAATTTTCTGGCCCGCGCTGCCAGAAGATGCTGGAAGAAGTCAATGATTGCAAAACTGGACGTATAAGCATCAAGTCTTACTGA
- the phnE gene encoding phosphonate ABC transporter, permease protein PhnE → MNLPEAPKRDTGKLLVWGIVLAILAMSWKGADMRPLELLRDSGNMLTYAASFFPPDFHEWRIYLQELLVTLQIAAWGTALAVVCSIPLGLLSSSNIAPAWVSQPVRRLMDAARAINEMVFAMLFVVAVGLGPFAGVLALFVHTTGILSKLFSEAVEAIDPQPVEGIRATGAHALEEIVYGVLPQVMPLWVSFALYRFESNVRSATVVGMVGAGGIGVILWEVIRAFQYAQTCAVLLMIVLTVSMIDVISSRLRKVFI, encoded by the coding sequence ATGAATTTGCCGGAAGCACCCAAGCGTGATACCGGCAAATTACTGGTCTGGGGCATAGTCCTGGCGATACTTGCCATGTCGTGGAAGGGCGCTGACATGCGCCCGCTGGAATTACTGCGCGATAGCGGCAATATGCTGACCTATGCAGCCAGCTTTTTTCCTCCAGACTTCCATGAATGGCGCATCTATTTGCAAGAGCTGTTGGTGACTTTACAGATCGCTGCGTGGGGAACTGCCCTGGCGGTGGTCTGCTCCATCCCCCTGGGTTTGCTGAGTTCGTCGAATATTGCACCAGCCTGGGTCAGCCAGCCTGTCCGTCGCCTGATGGATGCCGCACGTGCCATCAACGAGATGGTGTTTGCCATGCTGTTCGTAGTGGCCGTTGGCCTTGGTCCTTTTGCCGGTGTGCTGGCCTTGTTCGTGCATACTACGGGCATCTTGTCCAAGTTGTTTTCTGAAGCGGTTGAGGCGATAGACCCACAGCCGGTAGAAGGTATACGTGCAACCGGTGCACATGCGCTGGAAGAGATAGTCTATGGCGTCTTGCCGCAGGTCATGCCGCTATGGGTGTCATTTGCCCTGTACCGTTTTGAATCAAATGTGCGCTCTGCTACTGTCGTTGGCATGGTCGGTGCCGGCGGCATAGGCGTGATCCTGTGGGAAGTTATACGCGCTTTCCAGTATGCGCAGACTTGCGCCGTTTTATTGATGATCGTGCTGACAGTCAGCATGATAGATGTGATTTCTTCCCGTCTCAGAAAAGTTTTTATCTGA
- a CDS encoding pirin family protein, producing the protein METKDVVVRNTVQQAESVNTSRTVEQLVAGQPTSDGAGVKLTRVLTQPLQYRLDPFLMLDAFGSDEAGDYIAGFPSHPHRGFETVTYMLAGRMRHRDSAGNEGLLQNGGVQWMTAGRGVIHSEMPEQEEGRMAGFQLWLNLPAKDKMIAPWYRDIQSDTIPELLTAAGVKVRIIAGSSHGIAGAVQREVTQPLYLDIHMPAGSTFSHSLPASFNAFVYVYEGEVQIGEREVPVQRMAILKKTPDADGVVIDAKVDSRLLLIAGQPLGETIVQYGPFVMNSQAEIFKAISDFREGKLVSAD; encoded by the coding sequence ATGGAAACGAAAGATGTAGTTGTACGCAACACAGTTCAACAGGCTGAAAGCGTGAACACTTCACGCACGGTAGAACAACTGGTCGCCGGGCAGCCTACTTCAGATGGTGCCGGTGTCAAGCTGACACGGGTATTGACGCAGCCACTGCAATATCGGCTGGACCCCTTCCTCATGCTGGATGCGTTCGGCAGTGATGAGGCAGGTGACTACATCGCCGGTTTCCCCAGCCATCCGCACCGTGGTTTTGAAACTGTTACTTATATGCTGGCTGGCCGCATGCGCCACCGCGACAGTGCCGGTAATGAAGGCTTGCTGCAAAACGGCGGTGTGCAATGGATGACGGCTGGTCGTGGTGTGATTCACTCAGAAATGCCGGAACAGGAAGAAGGCCGCATGGCAGGCTTCCAGTTATGGCTGAACCTGCCAGCAAAAGACAAGATGATCGCCCCCTGGTACCGCGATATCCAGAGCGACACCATTCCTGAATTGCTGACGGCAGCAGGTGTCAAGGTACGCATTATCGCCGGTAGTAGCCATGGCATTGCAGGAGCCGTGCAGCGTGAAGTGACTCAGCCGCTGTACCTGGATATACACATGCCAGCCGGTAGCACTTTTAGCCACAGCCTGCCTGCCAGTTTCAATGCCTTTGTGTATGTCTATGAAGGTGAAGTGCAGATAGGCGAGCGTGAAGTGCCGGTGCAACGCATGGCGATATTGAAAAAAACGCCGGATGCGGATGGGGTGGTGATTGATGCCAAAGTTGATAGCCGCTTGTTGTTGATTGCCGGTCAGCCCTTGGGGGAAACCATTGTTCAGTATGGGCCGTTTGTGATGAATAGTCAGGCGGAGATATTCAAGGCGATTAGCGATTTTCGCGAAGGCAAACTGGTGAGCGCTGATTGA
- a CDS encoding branched-chain amino acid ABC transporter permease: MTDTVLDNTAKPEVASLLTAPRDIWPLVLVPALALLMLPLVGSFPTWITLTVAGLAMGMMIFIMASGLTLIFGLMDVLNFGHGAFVSVGAFVATLVLLPMHGWMEADSLLMNLTALGLAILLAMLATGLLGWAFERVIIMPVYGQHLKQILITMGGMIVAEQMINVIWGAEQIPLPLPTSLRGSILLGDAAIEKYRLIAVVVGLLVFVAMFLVLNRSKLGLLIRAGVENGEMVEALGYRIRRLFVLVFAAGSALAGLGGVMWGLYKESLTAAMGGDIMVMVFIVIIIGGLGSVGGCFIGALLMALVANYAGFLVPKLALVSNILLMIAVLLWRPTGLYTVVRR, from the coding sequence CTGGTACTCGTGCCAGCGCTGGCCTTGCTGATGCTGCCGCTGGTGGGCAGCTTTCCGACCTGGATCACCCTGACCGTTGCAGGCCTGGCCATGGGCATGATGATCTTTATCATGGCCAGTGGATTGACCCTGATCTTTGGTTTGATGGATGTATTGAATTTTGGTCACGGTGCTTTTGTGTCCGTTGGTGCTTTCGTTGCCACCTTGGTTTTATTGCCCATGCACGGCTGGATGGAGGCGGATTCATTGCTCATGAACCTGACAGCACTGGGCCTGGCTATACTGCTGGCGATGCTGGCAACCGGCTTGCTGGGCTGGGCTTTCGAGCGCGTCATCATCATGCCTGTGTATGGTCAGCATCTGAAACAAATCCTCATCACCATGGGCGGCATGATCGTTGCAGAACAGATGATCAATGTCATCTGGGGTGCAGAACAAATCCCGCTACCCTTGCCGACCAGCTTGCGCGGCTCCATTCTGCTTGGCGATGCCGCCATAGAAAAATACCGCCTGATTGCTGTCGTGGTTGGCTTGCTTGTATTCGTTGCGATGTTCCTGGTACTTAATCGCAGCAAACTGGGTTTACTGATACGTGCCGGGGTAGAAAATGGCGAGATGGTAGAGGCACTTGGTTACCGCATACGCCGCCTGTTCGTGCTGGTATTTGCTGCCGGTTCTGCGCTGGCTGGCCTCGGCGGTGTCATGTGGGGTTTGTATAAAGAAAGCCTGACCGCAGCCATGGGCGGTGACATCATGGTCATGGTGTTTATCGTCATCATCATCGGTGGACTGGGTTCTGTAGGTGGCTGCTTTATCGGTGCCTTGCTGATGGCGCTGGTCGCCAATTACGCCGGTTTCCTGGTGCCCAAGCTGGCGCTGGTGTCGAACATCTTGCTGATGATCGCCGTGCTGCTGTGGCGCCCGACTGGCTTATATACCGTGGTAAGGCGTTAA